In the Triticum aestivum cultivar Chinese Spring chromosome 2B, IWGSC CS RefSeq v2.1, whole genome shotgun sequence genome, CCATACATAGCAATCATCTGTGGCAAATGGCTAGTGACTTATCAACTGAAATAAAAGTAAAACACATACATGACAGATTGAACAGAAAAACATGCAAATATCAGGATGTCGGGAGGAAATTTAGGAAGTAAGCAAAGCAAGATCACAAACATTAATATAATGGGAATGATTCTCTCCTTTGGTTGTCCACGATCAGCAAAAGAATTGGTACGTACCTTTATCCACTGCATCCGGCTTGTGAGCGCTGCCAATGTTCTCCCAGAACGGGAGCCACCTCCGCGTGTTCGCCATCAAGGACTCTGTCACCATCACATATGGAAACAAAGGAAGCAAagaggccgccatggccgccatcaCATATGGAATGAATCTGGGTAGGAATTTGTGGCTTCTTGAACTCAAGGAAAGAGGCAAAAAAGTAGGCGACCCGATTAGTAACGCACCTCCACCATCGATCGGGAAGTCGAGCAGTTGAGGAAATGAGACGGCCGTGTGACCGCATATCCCACGTCGCCTTGCCTCGCACCGTCCCGCCCGGCGCCATTAACCACGTGCCTCCACATCGAGAGCGTCCTCTCTTTGGATATGCCGACCAAGAAAACCACACTCTTCGACCCATGCTCGTGCGGCCCAACAACGTTTTTCAGAATCATCCGACTGGGCTGTGTGCCACGTTGGCCCGATTAACGAGAGGACGCCCAAGTCAGTCTTGGGAGCAGCGGCCCAGGAGACGTTTCGGCTGGCCCCGACAAGAAGATTGGCACGGTGAAAAACTGTTGTGGACGACCAGGCGATCCTGAGCGTTGAAGGAGCAGATCAACGGTTAGAAGTGTCAAATCGCTGTGGGGAAGCGTAGCTCGCTGCATCTTACTGTTTCTCAATAACCTCCACCATTTCTCAAACATCCTCCGCCAATATTTTGAACAACTGCAAACTGTCGCAACATATTTCCCATTGCACTGAATAATAATATCCTTCTATTGTAATCCCTCTGTTTTGATAGCCTGGGATGCCTGCTTGATGAAAAACCCACCCATGCCTTCATACAACGACTTGGGAACTTGCCCCCAAGCCAGACACTAGGGAAGCTACAAATTTACGCCGGAAACCATGATGGTCGGCCGACAACACTTGCCGGTTCTCTTGAAGTGAGACACTTTAGAAGACATTAGACGGCAGGAAAGGAGCATAATCCAACCATGCAAAAGCATCCAAATGACCGGAATTTAGTGATTTCAGTTTTGATTCCGGTCAAAGGACTGGAATTTCCTTTTGAATTTGATTTAGATCTAAATAATATTTTGTTTTATAAACTAACTTGAATTTTCGTGTACTACTGCAATTGCTGAATATTTTGGCCGATAGATAATTTTATCAGTATGTACGAAATTAATAAAATCAAAACCATGATCCCAATGAAGACTCAAGCCCTAATACACTAGTTAAAAAGAACGTAAGATCCCAACCGAACCTCTAAAATAAATGATATTTTTTATTCTGAAAACTATACAAACATCTAAATAGATGGCGGAAAACGTAAAATTTGGTCCCATGTTAGAAAACTGACACGCAAAACGATGCAGACATATATAGCATTTTTGTTTGTACTGTAAAATCATAATGGGTAGAAATTGGGCTTCCGCTCCCCCTAATTCAAGCCAGATGCATTAAGAACATGGGACAATACAGATAATTTACTGTGTGAGCAACGACACATACGACAACAAAGGTTGTAGAGGACAATGCATACACTAAGTTAAAGACATGCTTCTCAACATAGCAATCCCACAAACAAAACGGGCAAATGATCATACTATCATTTGCTTGAGGATCCTATGAAAAAAGGGTCACTAAGAGATAAATGGGCTCTAAAGGCCAGAACGAAAACCTTGCACTTTCTTTAGAGTTCAGTGGCTGCCCCGGTCTCCATGCCCTCGGCCACCATCTCACCAACGTGAATGCTTTCATAGCTATCATTGAAATGCTGCGCTGAGTCTTCCGTTATGAGAAAACACAGATACAGAACATGCACCCGAGTAGCTGGAGAATGTGGATGAGGAAATGACGACAAAGGTAATGTGCTCTCCCGGTAGGTCAGACCGTGTCGCTAAGGTCCTCATACATTGGTCGAAGGCGGCATGGTATCTTCTCAAGGCTTTGCACTAGGAAGTTTCTTGTTTCCATTTCATATTGATTGTTGCTTTCCCAATGTCTCCTATTCTTAAGCTCTTAATTTATAACCTGATCCATTTTTTGTGTTGTTTTCCATTATTTTTGCTAATAATTGATGATGAAGGTGTCGAGCCTCGGTGAATAAAGAATGGAGGCGGTGCATTTGATCGGTGGTCGCAACGAATTGTTTTTCCTTGGATTTTTTTCTACTGGCGGCTAGTGTAAAAGAGAAAGGTGCTGAAATGACTGGTGATGCATATAGTGGATGCACTTGATACTAGTGGTATATAAATGGTTGGTTCTGCAAGGTGCGGTTGCTGGAACCATTTATCTTTTATCAAtgtcacactcacacacacacaactactTCAAACACGAGTGCCtttatgttgcgagcctgtgccgATTCATTCCTCACATGTCATGTTCTTACAaacacaagatatgaaatgaaagaGAAGACAACTACCAATATAACAAAAGCTCACAGAAAAAAGAACACTCAACTAGAAATGCCCGGCATTCGCTTTGCTGCAAAAACAGTGAAACGCTATGCATACTCCATCGGCTAGATTACGAGTCATCTAAGTCAGAAGTCCAAATTGGCCAACAACATATAAggccccacacacacacaccaacagTCGCAGCACAATAGTTCTACCGAAAAAGAAGCCATGGTTGGCAAGAGGAAGGAGATCGATAGAGGCGAAAAAATCGAAAGCAGCCACCATTGCCGCACTATGCATTTTCCTCGTCTGATGTTTTCCAGGCAGCAGCAGGTGGCCGCCATGATTATGCCTGATCCACAATAAATAGTAATTTGACTTTAATTTGGCCTATCCTTGCATGGATCCAAATATATTTTGTATATTTATTTGCGAGGTATCTCATTTTAatcttttttattaaaaaaattccAAATGCTAGTCAGCCAACTCATTGAGGCTGGAGGAGGGAAAGGGGACGAAGTAGCATAAGATGATTGTGAGTTGTTGATCTGGAGCTCACTTCCAGGATGGAAAATCACACAAACATCACAGATAACTTTCACAGATAACTACGTCACTGAATTTCACAAGCAGCAAACAATGAGGCACGCAGGTTCATTCCTGTCTTCCTGAAGTAATGCAACAACGTCTGAAAAAAATAGTGAAGATGTTTCTATAAGCCCAAATGTCATTCACACCTGTTGCAGTTTACTGTAATATTTGCTCGGAGATTGGTTCATTATCTCCTAATCTTTCTGGCTGGGAAGAATTTAACAAGCTTACAGAAACATATCGAGAGATGCATCCATATTCAGGAAGACCCTACTGCACACAACGACAGAACAACACGCGCACTCCGGCAGATGGAACAGGAGCTGGCAGAGACTGGACGGAGCGGCAGCAGATCAGCCGCCGAAGCCGTAGAGGGTGCGCCCCTGTCGCTTGAGCGCGTAGACGACGTCCATGGCGGTGACGGTCTTGCGGCGGGCGTGCTCGGTGTAGGTGACGGCGTCGCGGATGAcgttctcgaggaagatcttgagcacgccgcgggtctcctcgtagatgagcccCGAGATGCGCTTCACGCCGCCCCTGCGAGCCAGACGCCGGATAGCCGGCTTCGTGATGCCCTGGATGTTGTCCCGCAGCACTTTCCGGTGGCGCTTGGCGCCGCCCTTGCCCAGACCCTTCCCGCCCTTGCCGCGGCCGGACATGATGGTGGCTTGGAGCTCCGAGCGGATGGAATTGGGTGGAGACGCtggagcggtggcggcggcggctgctgctcggGAGCGAGGATCGAAGGGGAATTTAACGAGGGAGAAAGGGTGCGGCCTGCCGTTGGATCCGGACGAAAATGGACGGTCAGGATCTCGATCCGATGAGAGATGGCGCGGATCGCTGACGCGGTGGAAATTTCATCGTCCGGTGAGGCGGGAG is a window encoding:
- the LOC123042131 gene encoding histone H4, with amino-acid sequence MSGRGKGGKGLGKGGAKRHRKVLRDNIQGITKPAIRRLARRGGVKRISGLIYEETRGVLKIFLENVIRDAVTYTEHARRKTVTAMDVVYALKRQGRTLYGFGG